Proteins encoded by one window of Cannabis sativa cultivar Pink pepper isolate KNU-18-1 chromosome 4, ASM2916894v1, whole genome shotgun sequence:
- the LOC133036804 gene encoding uncharacterized protein LOC133036804, with protein MHDNSSFWRKFWYLKIPPKVKNFLWRALSNCVPTLVSLQSKRVHVYSICSLCKGGIETIFHIMVGYSFTKACLEHGLLGMHINDGNEDFGVWFEDFCNNHLAEKIDKLAMILWGVWGARNDLLWNNKATYVEKVVSSAITYLEL; from the coding sequence ATGCATGATAATTCTAGTTTTTGGAGAAAGTTCTGGTATTTGAAAATTCCTCCAAAAGTCAAGAATTTTCTTTGGAGGGCTCTCTCTAATTGTGTTCCAACTCTTGTCTCTCTTCAGTCTAAGCGGGTTCATGTTTACAGCATTTGTTCTTTGTGTAAGGGAGGGATCGAAACCATCTTTCACATCATGGTTGGTTACTCTTTTACAAAAGCTTGTTTGGAGCATGGATTATTGGGTATGCATATTAATGATGGCAATGAGGATTTTGGTGTCTGGTTTGAGGATTTCTGTAACAATCATCTAGCTGAGAAAATAGATAAGTTGGCAATGATTCTTTGGGGTGTTTGGGGAGCCCGCAATGATTTACTTTGGAACAATAAAGCTACATATGTGGAAAAAGTTGTTTCATCTGCAATTACATACCTTGAACTTTAG